One genomic region from Sphingobacterium sp. UGAL515B_05 encodes:
- a CDS encoding YebC/PmpR family DNA-binding transcriptional regulator: MGRAFEFRKERKFKRWAKMAVQFTRLGKEIAMAVKESGPHPETNSRLRTAIHNAKAVNMPKDRIEAAIKRASEKDSKGYEEYVYEGYGPHGVPVLIETATDNTNRTVGNIRSYFTKAGGSLGKTGSLDFIFNRKSIFRFAATDELDLEELELELIDGGLEELYVEADEEGNDIAVVQTSFEDFGNMQKLLEEKGIEVTSAKLERIALSHSDITEEQAADVLKMIDKIEEDDDVQAVYHNMV, translated from the coding sequence ATGGGAAGAGCTTTCGAATTCAGAAAAGAGCGGAAATTCAAACGCTGGGCCAAAATGGCCGTTCAATTTACACGTTTAGGTAAAGAAATCGCCATGGCGGTTAAAGAAAGCGGCCCTCACCCTGAAACCAACTCGAGACTTCGTACAGCAATACACAATGCCAAGGCAGTAAATATGCCCAAGGATCGTATCGAAGCCGCAATCAAACGTGCTTCAGAAAAAGATTCAAAAGGTTACGAAGAGTATGTATACGAAGGCTATGGCCCGCATGGTGTACCTGTTTTAATTGAAACTGCAACAGATAACACCAACCGCACCGTAGGAAACATCCGTAGCTATTTTACAAAAGCAGGTGGTTCATTGGGAAAAACAGGATCATTGGATTTTATTTTCAATCGTAAATCCATTTTCCGTTTTGCTGCAACAGACGAACTGGACCTAGAAGAGCTTGAATTAGAGTTGATCGATGGAGGCTTAGAAGAATTGTACGTAGAAGCTGATGAAGAAGGCAATGATATTGCTGTCGTTCAAACTTCCTTCGAAGACTTTGGTAATATGCAAAAATTACTTGAAGAAAAGGGAATTGAAGTAACATCTGCGAAATTGGAACGTATTGCTTTATCGCATTCAGATATTACGGAAGAACAAGCTGCTGATGTGTTGAAGATGATCGATAAAATCGAAGAAGATGACGATGTTCAAGCAGTTTACCATAACATGGTTTAA
- a CDS encoding NAD-dependent epimerase/dehydratase family protein encodes MKESIIIIGANGQIGTELAIALRKKFGADNVVTTDIREPQIKSPDENFEIANVLDKNGLETLFQKYKPTQVYLLAAMLSATGEKYPEKAWELNMNGLLNVLDLAVNYKVSKIFWPSSIAVFGPHSPKTNTEQYCVMDPNTIYGISKLAGERLIEWYQEHRGLDIRSVRYPGIISWKTEPGGGTTDYAVDIFYEALKTGTYACFLSENTALPMLYMEDAIRGTLELMDAPKESLSIRHSYNLGGITFTPKELAQEIKKILPNFAISYIENDPRQQIADSWPASLDDSYARKDWNWTPEFDIQKMTVDMIENLKNKI; translated from the coding sequence ATGAAAGAAAGCATTATTATCATTGGTGCAAATGGCCAGATCGGCACAGAATTAGCTATCGCCTTGCGCAAAAAATTTGGTGCAGACAATGTTGTAACCACTGACATTAGAGAACCACAGATTAAAAGCCCTGACGAAAATTTCGAAATCGCTAATGTTCTTGACAAAAACGGACTCGAGACATTATTTCAAAAATACAAACCTACTCAAGTATATCTATTAGCTGCCATGCTTTCGGCTACAGGTGAGAAATACCCTGAAAAGGCTTGGGAATTGAATATGAATGGTCTATTGAATGTTCTTGATCTAGCCGTGAACTATAAAGTCTCCAAGATATTCTGGCCAAGCTCAATCGCTGTTTTTGGACCGCATTCTCCGAAAACAAATACCGAACAATATTGCGTCATGGATCCCAACACGATTTATGGCATCAGCAAACTTGCAGGTGAGCGCCTCATCGAATGGTATCAAGAACACCGTGGCCTGGATATTCGCAGTGTCCGTTATCCGGGCATCATTTCCTGGAAAACTGAACCAGGAGGTGGAACGACAGATTATGCTGTAGATATTTTTTATGAAGCATTGAAAACCGGGACTTATGCCTGTTTCTTATCTGAAAACACAGCATTACCCATGTTATATATGGAGGATGCCATCCGTGGTACACTCGAATTAATGGACGCACCGAAAGAAAGTCTAAGCATTCGTCACAGTTATAATCTTGGTGGTATTACTTTTACGCCAAAAGAACTTGCACAAGAAATTAAAAAAATTCTTCCTAATTTTGCAATCTCTTACATCGAGAACGATCCAAGACAACAGATTGCCGATTCATGGCCTGCTAGTCTAGACGATTCTTATGCAAGAAAAGACTGGAACTGGACGCCGGAATTTGACATCCAGAAGATGACAGTCGACATGATTGAAAATCTTAAAAACAAAATATAA